Within the Arthrobacter caoxuetaonis genome, the region GCGCCCAGGTGCGGGGTCACGATGACGTTGTCCAGTGCCATGAACGGCAGGTCGGTGCTGGGTTCCTTGACGAAGACGTCGACGCCGGCGCCGGCGATCTTGCCCTCGGTCAGGGCCGTGTACAGGGCCTCTTCATCCACGAGGCCGCCGCGGGCGACGTTGATGACGTAGGCGGTGTCCTTCATCTTCTCGAACGCTTCGGCGCCGAGCATGCCCAGGGTTTCGGGGGTCTTGGGCATGTGGATCGTGACGAAGTCCGACTGCTCCAGCAGCTCGTCCAGGGTGACCAGCTTGACGTTCAGCTGGGCGGCGCGGGCGGAGGTGATGTACGGGTCATACGCCAGGACCTCGGTGCCGAAGCCCTGCACGCGGGCGGCAACCAGGGCGCCGATGCGGCCCAGGCCGATGATGCCGACCTTCTTTTCGAACAGCTCGGTGCCGCTGTACTTCGAGCGCTTCCATTCCCCGCCCTTGAGGGCGCTGGAGGCCTGCGGAATGTGGCGGGCCAGGGAAAGGATGTGGCCTACGGTCAGTTCAGCGGCGGAAATGATGTTCGACGTCGGTGCGTTGACGACCATGACGCCGGCCTGCGTGGCCGAACGGATGTCAACGTTGTCCAGACCCACGCCGGCACGGGCAATGACCTTGAGTTTCTTGGCAGCCGCAATCGCTTCGGCGTCGACCTGGGTGGCTGAGCGCACCAGGATAGCGTCGACGTCCTCAATGGCGGACAGCAGCTGGGAACGGTCTGCTCCATCGGTCTGGCGGATCTCGAAATCGGGGCCGAGGGCCTCAACCGTGGCCGGGGAGAGTTCCTCCGCGAGGAGTACTACTGGTTTGGTGGCAGTCACCGATGACCTCTTTAGCTGTGTGTCGATGTGGTTTTGGGTATTTCACGCCGGAGGCCGGACCCTGTGCAGGGCCCGGCCTCCTTACCGAAACGGCTTGCTATTTAAGCGTAACGCCCGGGTTCGGACACGAATAATCCGTGTCTTTGTTACTGGCGCAACTAGCGCGCGACGTTGCCTTCGGTGTAGTCGTCGTCAGACTTGATCCATGAGAAGAGCTTGCGCAGTTCGCGGCCGGTGGCCTCGATCGGGTGGTCTTCACCCTTCTGGCGCAGTTCCTTGAACTCCGGAGCTCCGGCGTCCTGGTCATCGATGAAGCGCTTGGCGAAGGCACCGTTCTGGATGTCCGTGAGGACAGCCTTCATGTTTTCCTTCACCTCGGGGGTGATGACGCGCGGACCGGAGACGTAGTCGCCGTATTCGGCGGTGTCGGAAACGCTCCAGCGCTGCTTGGCGATGCCGCCCTCAACCATCAGGTCCACGATCAGCTTGAGCTCGTGCAGGACCTCGAAGTAGGCGACCTCCGGCTTGTAGCCGGCTTCGGTCAGGGTCTCGAAGCCGTACTGGATCAGCTGGGAAGCGCCGCCGCAGAGGACAGCCTGCTCGCCGAACAGGTCGGTTTCGGTCTCTTCGGTGAAGGTCGTCTCGATGACGCCGGCACGGGTGCCGCCAATCGCCTTGGCGTAGGAAAGCGCCAGGTCCTTGGCCTTGCCCGAGGCATCCTGCTCGACGGCGATCAGGTCGGGAACGCCGCGGCCTGCTTCGAACTCGCGGCGCACAATGTGGCCCGGGCCCTTGGGAGCAACCAGGGCGACGTCGACGTCGGCCGGGGGCTGGATGTAGCCGTAGCGAATGTTGAAGCCGTGGCCGAAGAAGAGGGCGTCGCCGGACTTCAGGTTCGGGGCGATCTCTTCGGCGTAGACGAAGCGCTGGACCTGGTCCGGCGTGAGGACCATGATCAGGTCCGCCTCGGCAACGGCATCGGCAACGCTGAGGACCTTCAGGCCTTCTGCTTCTGCCTTGGCGCGGGACTTGGAGCCTTCCTTGAGGCCAACGCGGACATCAACACCGGAATCGCGCAGGCTCAGGGCGTGTGCGTGGCCCTGGCTGCCGTAGCCGATGACGGCGACTTTGCGGCCCTGGATGATCGACAGGTCTGCGTCGTCGTCGTAATACATGTCAGTCACTGAAATATCTCCTGTTTGGGTTCTTGGATAAAGGTTTGTGGGTGGAACTAGGCGCTGCGCAGCGCGCGGTCGCTCATGGACTTCGCGCCGCGGCCAACGGCCAGGGTTCCGGATTGAACAATTTCGCGGATGCCAAAAGGCTCCAGCACTGACAAGAGTGCATTGAGCTTATCGGCGGTGCCTGTTGCTTCAACGATCAGGGAGTCTGTGGACACATCTACCACTGAAGCACGGAACAGCTCGGCTGCCTGGGTTACCTGCAGCCGGGTTGCGGCATCCGCGCGAACCTTGACCAAGATGTGGTCGCGTTGCACGGAAGACTCGGGAACCAGCTCGACGATTTTGATGACGTTGACGAGCTTGTTCAGTTGCTTGGTGACCTGCTCCAGCAGGTCACCCTCGGCTTCGACGACGACGGTAATGCGGGAAAGCCCCGCAACCTCCGACGGACCGACAGCCAAAGAATTAATATTGAACGCCCGGCGGGCGAACAGGGACGCGACCCGGGTCAGGACACCGGGAACGTCTTCAACCAGCACGGAAAGGGTGTGGCGTGCCATGTCCCTACTCCTCCTCTTCCCAGGTGGGCGTCATGTTGCGGGCAATCTGGATGAGGTCATTGCTGACCCCCGAGGGGACCATCGGCCACACCATCGAATCGCGGCTGACCACGAAGTCGATGACAACCGGCCGGTCGTTGATTTCCAGTGCCTGCTTGATCGTGGCGTCGATGTCCTCTTCGCGTTCGCAGCGCAGGCCCACACAGCCGTAGGCGTCAGCCAGCTTGACGAAGTCGGGGATGCGCACGGTGTCATGCCCGGTGTTCAGGTCAGTGTTGGAGTAGCGGGACTCGTAGAAGAGCGTCTGCCACTGGCGCACCATGCCCAGGGACGAGTTGTTAATGATGGCTACCTTGATCGGGATGTTGTTGATCAGGCAGGTTGCCAGTTCCTGGTTGGTCATCTGGAAGCAGCCGTCGCCGTCAATGGCCCAGACCACCCGGTCCGGGTTGCCCACCTTGGCGCCCATGGCCGCGGGAACGGAGTAGCCCATGGTGCCGAGGCCGCCGGAGTTCAGCCAGGCGCGGGGACGTTCGTACTTGATGAACTGGGCGGACCACATCTGGTGCTGTCCCACGCCCGCAACGTAGACACCCTCAGGGCCGGTGAGTTCACCGATCCGGCTGATGACGTGCTGCGGGGCGACATGTCCGTCTTCGGGTTCCGTCCAGCCGGTCGGGTAGGTCTCCCGCAGCCGGGAAATCACCGACCACCAGGGCGCGATGTCGGGGGTGCCGGTCGCCTCGAACTGGGCCCGCACCGCCTCGGTGAGTTCGGGAATGATTTCCTTCACGGACCCGACAATCGGCACATCGGCTGTCCGGTTCTTGGAGATCTCTGCCGGGTCGATGTCTGCGTGGATGACCTTGGCGCCGGGGGCGAAGGAGCTGAGGACGCCGGTGACCCGGTCGTCAAAACGTGCGCCGAGGGTGATCAGCAGGTCAGACTGCTGCAGGGCAGTAACTGCGGACACGGATCCGTGCATGCCGGGCATGCCCACGTGCTGCGGATGCGAATCCGGGAAAACACCCCGGGCCATCAGGGTGGTCACCACGGGAGCGCCCACTGTTTCGGCAAGCTCCAGCAGTTCAGCTGAGGCATTGGCCTTCAAAACGCCGCCGCCAACGTAGAACACCGGCCGCTGTGCTGCCGCAATGAGGCGGGAGGCTTCACGTACCTGCTTGGAATGCCCGCGGACCACGGTGCGGTAGCCCGGCAGGTCGATCTTCGGCGGCCAGGAGAACACCATTTTCCCCTGCTGCGCGTCCTTGGTGATGTCCACCAGGACGGGGCCGGGGCGCCCGCTGGTGGCGATGTGGAACGCCTCGGCGAGCACCTTGGGGATGTCGTCGGCGTTTGTCACCAGGTAGGAGTGCTTGGTGATCGGCATGGTGATGCCGACGATGTCCGCTTCCTGGAAGGCATCGGAACCGATAACGGCGCTGGAGACCTGGCCGGTGATGGCGACCATGGGCACGGAGTCCATGTGTGCGTCGGCGATCGCGGTGACCAGGTTCGTGGCGCCGGGGCCCGACGTCGCAATGCAGACACCGGCGCGGCCGGTAACCATGGCGTAGCCCTCGGCAGCGTGGCCGGCGCCCTGTTCGTGCCGCACCAGGATGTGGCGGAGCTTGGTGGAGTCCATCAGCGGATCGTAGGTGGGCAGGATTGCTCCGCCGGGAAGGCCGAAGACGTCGTCGACTCCGAGCTCCTCCAGTGCCCGGACGATGGCCTGAGAGCCGGACATCTCGGTGGGCGGTACTACATTGTTCGGGCCCTGGACGCGCGTGTCCGGGGCCTCAATCTGCGCCGCAGCAGAAAAAGCAGCATCTTTGGTCTTGGCATGCACGGACCGTGCCGGGCTTGCCTTCTGTGCCATCAGCGAGGGGCTGATTGGCGATCCCTTACTCATTGGAAACTTCCTTTGCGGATACATATCCAGTTGTTCTGATGCGGCGGCCGCCCGGGCGGTAAGTCCGGAGCAGTCTTTGTGCTTTCTGAAGCCAATAAAAAAACCCCTCGTGCCTGTTGGCTCCGTAGGGGTCCGCGCGTGACGTCTTTTTCAAGTCGGGCTGTTACGCCACGCGCTTGGTAAGGACGACGGTTACGATCTGCATGAGTTCAGTGTTCCCCTCCCCCGCTGACGGTGTCAACCGGAGACTATTACGTCTCATTATATGAGACGAAACAGTCCGCCCTCTGGACACCACGCCCGAAACTACGGGATTTCCCCCGCGTTAGCGGGTCTTCAAGCCCCGCCCCCCCCGAAAAGGCGGCAGGGCTTAATAAGGTTGAAACCCTTTAGGGGCCCCAATCGGAAGGCGCTCTGGGCGCCTTCCGATTGGGGAAGGGTTTCAACCGCAGTAAGCCCCGGTGGACGCGGAGTTGACCATCTTGGCGTACTTGGCCAGGACTCCCTTGGTGAACTTGGCCGGCAGCGGCTCCCAGCCGATCTTGCGGGCTTCGAGCTCTTCGGGCTCCACCACCAGGTCGAAGCTGCGGGCAGCGATGTCCACGCGGATGCGGTCGCCGTCCTTGACGAAGGCGATGGGGCCGCCGTCGACCGCTTCGGGAGCGACGTGGCCGATGCACAGACCTGTGGTGCCGCCGGAGAACCGGCCGTCCGTCAGCAGCAGCACATCCTTGCCCAGGCCGGCCCCCTTGATGGCACCGGTAATGGCGAGCATCTCGCGCATGCCCGGTCCGCCCTTGGGTCCTTCGTAGCGGATGACGACGACGTCGCCTGCGTGGATCCCGCCGGCATCGAGCGCATCCAGCGCACCCTGTTCGCGCTCGAAGACGCGGGCGGTGCCCTCGAAGACGTCGGCGTCGAAACCGGCGCTCTTCACGACGGCACCTTCCGGAGCCATGGAACCGTGCAGGATGGTGATGCCGCCGGTCTTGTGGATCGGGTTGTCCATCGCGCGCAGGACCTTGCCGTCCGGATCCGGCGGATTGATCGACGCCAGGTTCTCGGCCACGGTCTTTCCGGTGACGGTGAGGCAGTCGCCGTGCAGCAGGCCGGCGTCGAGCAGGGCCTTCATGATGACCGGCACGCCGCCGATCTTGTCGACGTCGAACATCACGTAGCGGCCGAAGGGTTTCAGGTCACCCAGGTGCGGGATCTTGTCGCCGATGCGGTTGAAATCCTCCAGCGTCAGGTCCACTTCGGCCTCGCGGGCGATGGCCAGCAGGTGGAGGACGGCATTGGTGGAGCCGCCAAAGGCCATGGTCACGGCGATGGCGTTTTCGAAGGCCTTCTTGGTCATGATGTCGCGGGCGGTGATGCCCTTGCGCAGCAGGTTAACCACGGCTTCCCCGGACTTGCGGGCGAACTCGTCGCGGCGGCGGTCGGCCGAGGGCGGGGCAGCGGAACCCGGCAGGGACATGCCGAGTGCCTCGCCGATGCAGGCCATGGTGTTGGCGGTGTACATACCGCCGCAGGCACCTTCACCGGGACAGATTGCCCGTTCAATGGTGTCCAGGTCCTTCAGGCTCATCTTCCCGGCTGCGCAGGCCCCGACGGCTTCGAAGGCGTCAATCAGGGTGACTTCCTTCTCGGTGCCGTCTTCAAGCTTGGCGAAACCGGGCATGATCGATCCGGCGTAGAGGAAAACACTGGAGAGGTCCAGGCGCGCGGCAGCCATCAGCATGCCGGGCAGGGACTTGTCGCAGCCAGCCAGCAGGACGGAGCCGTCAAGGCGTTCGGCCATCATGACTGTTTCAACGGAGTCGGCGATGACTTCGCGGGAGACCAGGGAGAAGTGCATGCCTTCGTGTCCCATGGAAATGCCGTCGGAAACCGAAATGGTTCCGAACTGCATCGGGAAGCCGCCGCCGGCGTGGACGCCTTCCTTGGCGCCCTGGGCGAGACGGTTCAGGGAAAGGTTGCAGGGGGTGATTTCGTTCCAGGAACTCGCAATGCCGATCTGCGGTTTGGCGAAATCGTCATCTCCCATGCCAACGGCACGGAACATGCCGCGCGCAGGCGCCGCATGGATTCCGTCAGTTACCACTCGGCTGCGGGGTTTGATGTCAGGGGTGTTCTCCATGCTCATAATCAAAATCCTATTCCTTTGCCCCGCATGCCTGCGCATCGCCTCCCCGCACATCGGTAAGGAGGCTGCTTTGTTACGTGCGGGTTACGTTCAGCGGACGGCAGGATGAAACCTGCGCCCCGCCAGCCGCCTTCTCCCCCGGCGGGGCTCCCTGTCCATACACTGGGGAGCATGACACTGGAATCCGGACTGCCAGAAGACCCAGCCAGCGCTGCCCTGAAAGCCTCGCTCCGCCGGGTGTTCGACTCCCAGATTCCCAATTACGGCGATTACAACCTCGTCTGCGCCACCCCGGCCGCTGACTCTTCCGGATTCTTTGTCCTGGGCTACCGGTGGCGCCCGCCGGAGCTGGTCTTCGCACCGTTTTCGGTGGATTCAATGGAGAGCCTGGCTCCGCCCACGGCGGTGAACTCCACCAACCTCTCGCACGCCGACGAGGTGGCTCCCGAGAGCTACGAAGTCGGGACGACGGCGGGCCGGGTCTTCCGCTTTTCGGTCGTGCCCGAGCCGGAGCTGCCCCCGGCAGGCGGCGGATCTCCCCGGCGGCTGGAACAGGACGGGGACTGCGAGGATTTCAATTCGTTCCTGGACACCTTCCTGGAACTCGGCTGAGCGGACGGCAGTACAGCGCTTAAGCCCAAGGACCGCGCTGCACAAGGTTCAGCGGCTCGCGTCCCTCGGCCAGCCGGGCAGCCTGGCGCCGCAGGAATTCCTGAATCCGCGGCGTAAAGGCCTCAGAGTTGCCTCCGACGTGCGGGGTGATGATCGCGTTCGGCGCCTTCCACAGCGGGTGGTCCGCCGGGAGCGGTTCGGGATCAACGACGTCGAGCGCTGCCTTGAGCCGCCCGGACGAGACTTCCGCTGTGAGCGCCGCGGTATCAACGACGCCGCCGCGCGCGACATTGACGACCAGCGCCCCGTCGGGAAGCGCGGCCAGGACCCGGGCATCGACCAGGTGCCGGGTCTGTTCGTTCAGCGGCGTAATGAGGACCATTACGTCCGCGGAAGCTGCAAGGTCAACGAGTTCGTCCGTGCCGTGCACATGGCCGTCCTCGTCGTCGCGTGCCTGGCTGCCAACCCGCGTCAGTTCAACCTCGAAGGGTTCCAGCCGGGCCGCGATTTCCCTGCCGATCCCGCCGACGCCAACCAGCAGGACACGCCGGTCAGCCAGGCCCGGATAGCGGCTGGGATTCCAGCGGGCCTCCTGCTGGTCCCGCACCGCCGCATCGATGCCCCGCAGCGAAGCCAGCATGAGCCCGACCGCGAGTTCGGCGGTCGCTGCGGCATGGACGCCGGCTGCGCTGGCCACCGCAGTGCCGGCACCCACGAGTTCGGGAAGTCCGTCATGCCCCGTGGTCTGGGCCTGGAGGAGCTTGAGGTCCGGGACCCGTGCCACGCCCGCACGCCAGTCCGTACTTGCCGCATAAGGCGTGACGACGGCGTCGATCTGCGCGTAGTCCACACCGTGCGGTTCCCCCACCATGTCCCATAGGTGTGCCGTCATCCCTGCAGGCAGCGGCTGCAGGGCATCGAGGAGTTCTTGGGTGGGGACAGTCAGGGTGCGGACCGGATGAGTTGACATGCGCCTCAGCCTAGCGGGGCCCTGAACCTTCCCGGAAAAGAAAACACCCCGGTCCGCCGGACCGGGGTGTTGCCTGCGCCGCGGCGGATCGCCGCGGCTCATCAGGGTGCGCGAGGAGGGACTTGAACCCACACGTCCGAAGACACTGGAACCTAAATCCAGCGCGTCTGCCAATTCCGCCACTCGCGCGCGGCCCGGCCGGGATCCCCCGGCCGCAGGCCAGCCCTTAGTCTACCTGAGAATCAGTCGAGACCGAGATCACGACGGAGCTTGGCAACGTGTCCCGTCGCTTTGACGTTGTACTGGGCGAGGGAGACTTTGCCTTCCGGGTCCACGACCACGGTGGAACGGATCAGGCCCTCGTAGACCTTGCCGTAGTTCTTCTTTTCCCCCCACGCCCCATACGCTTCGGCGACGGCGTGGTCGGGATCGGAGAGCAGCGGGAAAGTCAGCGCTTCGTCGGCCGCGAACTTGGCCAGTTTGTCCACGTTGTCCGGGGAAATTCCCAGCACGGCGTAGCCGGCCGAGGCCAGGGAGTTCAGGTTGTCCCTGAAGTCACAGGCTTCCTTGGTGCAACCCGGGGTAGCGGCGGCAGGGTAGAAGTACACAATGACGCTTCGTCCACGCAGGTCCGCCAGCGAGACGGGCGAGGAATCCGAGGACGCCAGGCTGAAATCGGGCGCAGCGTCACCAACGGAAAGTCTGGGCATGGGCAGGGGCTCCTTCAAATATAGATTGGGCAACGGCTGTGTCACAGCAGGACAGCAGGCTTGCGAATGGCTATCCTAGATATTGGATTTGTAGGCTATCCGAAACGCCGCGCAGAATCCGCACTCGAAAGGGAGAGTTCAGTTTTATGCCGGACATGGAGCATTGGCCAACCGGTCGCCTCTTATCAACAGCCGCCCGCCTCGTTGAGCATGCGTGGAACGAGCGTCTGGTCCGTATAGGAGTGACCCATGCTGGCGTTATCGCCCTTGGCGTCTTGGATTCACAGGGACCCATGACGCAGGCGCACCTGGCCCAGCTGGTAAGGGTCCAGGCCCAGACGATGGGCAAGACCCTCGCGAGGCTCGAAACGCACGGGCATGTGACCCGCGTTCGCAACGACCTCGACAAGCGAAGCCACATGGTCTCGATCACCCCGTCAGGCAAGCAGGCCCTGAACGAGGCCCAGGACATTGAGCGCACCCTGCTCGACGGCGGTGAACTGCTTTCCGAAGACCTCCGCGGCCAACTGCGGAAGGTCATCCGTGAACTCGGCAATCCCCGCTGGCAGATGGCCGTGGACGTTCCCGGACTTCCTGTCCCGCTGGACGCACCCTTGGACATCCCGGCGGACACCGCTTCCCGAACCGCTTAGGAAAACCGAACAGTACGTTTGAGCTTGTAGGGCGCACCAATGAAGGTGCGCCCTACAGGCGTTTAACCCTCCCGACCGGGCCGGGCCATCGGGGTTGGGGGCAGTACTGCTGCGCTGAAGTCTGGGTCCAGCCCCTGGAGTCCTGGCCGCGTCCACTCAAGAATTCACGGGTTCAGGCCCGCGTGGTGCTTCCACTGTGGCTGCAGCGGCTCTGAACCAAACGTCTGGAAAGTTCGTAAAAGATACTGGACTGGACGGTTCAGTGCAGTATGCTGATCGAAACATGCTCCAGAAAGGCGATGTAATGTCAACGACGACAACGGGCGCGGCAGCGACAGAACTACTGACGCGCGCAGAGGAAATGGTTCCTGTACTCCGGGAGCGGGCCGGAGAGGCGGAATCGCTCCGCCGCCTGCCTGAGGAAACGATTGCGGATTACCGCGCAGCGGGGTTCTTCACGGCCATGGTTCCCGCTGACCGCGGTGGTTCCGCGCTCAGCCTCCAGGAATTCGCGGATCTGATCAGGGTGCTCTCCCGGGGTGACGCATCCGCGGGGTGGATCGCTGCGTTTCTGATCTCGCATTCAACGTTGCTCTACCGCTATGGAGCAGCAGCACAGAGTGAGTTCTTCGCCGAGAAACCGTATGGGCTCACTGTCGCCGCATCCGCGCCTCCCGGCAAGGCGGAACCCGCAGACGGGGGCTACCGGCTGTCCGGGCGCTGGCGCTTCGGTTCGGGGGCCATGCACGCTGAATGGGCGACTCTCAGCGCCATGTCCCCTGAGGGTCCGCTGAGCGTCACAGTCCCGATGACCGAACTCGAAATCATCGATACCTGGCACGTCCCTGGAATGAAGGCAACTGGCTCAAACGACCTGGCCGCGGACAACGTGTTCGTCCCAGCCCACCGCACGGCACCCTTTGCGACATTCGCGTCCGGGGCCAACGACGGCGCTGCGCTCACGAGCTACCCGCTCATCGGATACCCCATGAACCGGACGCTTAACCTCATCCACTCCGCCGTCGCGATCGGCACTGCGGACGCAGCCCTCGAGCTGTTTGCTCAGGGATTGGGCAAGCGGGTGCGGATGCAGACCCAGCAGCGGGTGATCGACGAGCCGATCACCCGTCAGACCTACGGCAAGGCATGGGACCTGGTACAGGTCGCGGCACTTCAGATGCAGGACTCTCTCGCACACACGGACAGGGTTTACGGCGCCCACGCGGCTGCCCCTGCTTCGCTTGCCGACCGCGCCCGCATCAACCTTGGACTGACCGGCTCCGGCCAGAAGGCGTTTCAAGCCGTTGACCTCGTCGCAAGAGCCTCCGGTGCCTCCATCTACCGCACCGGTGACCATCTGGACCGAATCGTCCGGGACACGCAGGTCATGCGCAATCACGCGGCCATCGATTTCGAGACGATGGCCTCGGTCGCCGGCGGTGCCCTTCTCGGCGCCGGCATCGGCGACTACGCCGACCCCATGTTCTGAGCCCGTCCCACTGCCCTCCTCCAACTGAAAAGGAAGACCCTATGACAGACATTGCAGCACTTGAACGCCGGATTTCCCGAACCGAGGCCTACATCGAGATCTCGAACATCATGGGAAGGATCGAGTTTCTTCATTCCGCTTATGCGAACGAGCCGATCGTCCCTTACTTCAGCACACGGCCAGACACCGTGATCGAACTCCCGTTCGGCCGCTACACCGGTTCCGACGCCGCGCAGCGCTGCTTCGTCGGCGCCCTGGACGAGGGTCTGCCGCCGCGCGACCTGAGCGGCGAGTACGTGGAGCACCTCTTGTCCACACCAGTCATCGAGGTTGCCGATGACCTCGAAACGGCGAAGGCTGCTTGGATCACACCGGGCGCCGAGGCGCACCACCTCGGTTGGGTCGAGGGCAATCCCCTTCACGGTTTCTGGTACTGGGGCCGTTACCATCTGGTCTTCCGCAAGGAGGAAGGTGCCTGGAAGATCTGGAAGTACCGGAACTCGCTCACGTTCGTTGCCGACTACTACAAGAGCTTCACCGACGGCAGCCTCCCCCGGCCCCCTGCCCCAGTCGGCAACGGCGGGCCGGACAGCGCTCCGCGATTCCAGGTCGAGTACACCCCGTCCTGGGATCCCAAGAAACTCGTACACGCGCCCGAGCCCTACGCCACGTTCGTCGACGAGGACGAGTTCTAGGCGCAGGAACAACGAAAAGCGGCCGGATGAAATATCACCCGGCCGCTTTTGTTCTGCCTATCAGCTGAGGCGTTCCAGCACGATTGCCATGCCCTGGCCACCACCCACGCACAGCGCGGCCATACCGAGCGTCTTGTCTCCGGTCGACAAGCCGTTGATCAGCGTGCCGATGAGACGGGTACCGGTCGCACCGAACGGATGCCCAATGGCAATTGCCCCGCCGTGCGTGTTGAGCTGACGGTCTATGTCTATCCCGAGCTCCCGCGCAGAAGCGACGACCTGGACGGCGAATGCCTCGTTGATCTCGATGAGGTCGAGGTCTGCGATGCTCAGGCCGGCCCGGCGCAGCGCCCGGCGCGATGACTCCACAGGGCCAAGCCCCATGATCTCCGGAGACAGGCCCGAAACACCTGTCGAGACGATGCGTGCCAGTGGCTGCAGGCCGTGCGCCTTCGCGTACCGTCCGGAGACAACGAGTGCGGCGGATGCGCCGTCGTTCAGCGGGCAGGCATTGCCTGCCGTGACCGTCCCGACGGGAGAGAAAACGGGCTTGAGTTCCGCCAGTGCCTCCACCGTGGTGCCTTCTCGGATCGAGTCATCCCGATCGAAGATCGACCCGTCCGCCCTCACCACGGGCACGATTTCCCGCGCAAGATAGCCGCTGGCCTGCGCTTCCGCCGCCAGATACTGGGAACGCGCTGCAAAGGCATCTTGCTCCGCACGGCTGACCCCGGTCAACCGCGCCACGTACTCCGCGGTGTGGCCCATCTGGATGTAGGCGTCGGGCATCCCGCCGTCGGCGCGCGGGTCGCACCACGGCTCCGCCGACTGCATCGCCTCCGCGGTGCGTTCGGCAGGTGCGTCGAAGGCGGGGTTGCCTGCCCCGGCCGGCGGGGCCGCGTGTGATGTCGACTCGGTGCCGCCGACGAGGAACGCGTCCCCTTCGCCGGCTTTGATGGCATGGAAGGCCATCCGGGTGGTTTGAATTGAGGATGCGCAGAAGCGGTTCACGGTCGTGCCCGGCAGCGTGTCGTAGTTGAGCAGCGTCGCCACGACACGGGCCATGTTAAAGCCCTGCTCCCCGTCGGGTGCCGCTGTGCCAAGCATCAGGTCCTCGACGTCCTCGATTGACAATCCGGGTACCCGGCCGATGACGCTGGCGAACACCTGGCGCGCGAGTTCGTCGCCGCGCACGTCGGCGAGCCCGCCCTTGCGTGCGCGGCCGATGGCGGTGCGGGCAATGGAGACGATGACGGCGTCGTCGTCGTTGAGTGTGGTCATGCGGGCTCCCGTAGCTGGGTCGATTCAAGTGCGGACATGAGGTCTATGGCGTCGTCAACGGTCTTCGCAGAGCCGAACCCGTGGAAGTCGGGACGATAGATGACAGCCACGGCAGTTTCGAAGACCTCGCCGTATCGGCCGTCGACGTCGCTGCCGCTGTGCCGGTTGCGGGCCGCAGCATCGGGTGGCATGACCTCGATAACCTTGCACGGGAATCCCGCGGGTTTGGCCGCGCGGATACGCTCCGCATCTTCCTCGCTGACTACTCGCCCGTCCACGAAGGCCACGAACTCACCCCAGGTAATTCGGTCTGCGGCGCTCTCGCTGCCGTCGAGGCCCCGCAACCGTCCCTGCACGCCGATTCGGCCGGCGATCGGATCAGCCCCGGGCGCACCGCCCGGGAAGAATCCCGGACCGAGGATCTCCGGCGGCATGGGGGGAAGGGCATTCCAGGGAAAAGGCCCGGCACTGAGGAAATGGGCGTCACGCTCGGCGACCTTGGCGGGGTCGGTCTCACAAATCATTCGACCGAGTTCGAGTGACATCATCAGCGCATGCTGAACGTGTGCGCCCCGCTCGCTCCCATAGGTATCGAGCAGGCTGAGCGGCGCGACCCCGCTCAAGACGTGGTCAATTTTCCAGACGAGGTTCGCGGCATCGCGAACACCGGACACCATGCCCCGGCCGAAGAACGGCGGCATCTGGT harbors:
- a CDS encoding acetolactate synthase large subunit, with amino-acid sequence MSKGSPISPSLMAQKASPARSVHAKTKDAAFSAAAQIEAPDTRVQGPNNVVPPTEMSGSQAIVRALEELGVDDVFGLPGGAILPTYDPLMDSTKLRHILVRHEQGAGHAAEGYAMVTGRAGVCIATSGPGATNLVTAIADAHMDSVPMVAITGQVSSAVIGSDAFQEADIVGITMPITKHSYLVTNADDIPKVLAEAFHIATSGRPGPVLVDITKDAQQGKMVFSWPPKIDLPGYRTVVRGHSKQVREASRLIAAAQRPVFYVGGGVLKANASAELLELAETVGAPVVTTLMARGVFPDSHPQHVGMPGMHGSVSAVTALQQSDLLITLGARFDDRVTGVLSSFAPGAKVIHADIDPAEISKNRTADVPIVGSVKEIIPELTEAVRAQFEATGTPDIAPWWSVISRLRETYPTGWTEPEDGHVAPQHVISRIGELTGPEGVYVAGVGQHQMWSAQFIKYERPRAWLNSGGLGTMGYSVPAAMGAKVGNPDRVVWAIDGDGCFQMTNQELATCLINNIPIKVAIINNSSLGMVRQWQTLFYESRYSNTDLNTGHDTVRIPDFVKLADAYGCVGLRCEREEDIDATIKQALEINDRPVVIDFVVSRDSMVWPMVPSGVSNDLIQIARNMTPTWEEEE
- the serA gene encoding phosphoglycerate dehydrogenase, with product MTATKPVVLLAEELSPATVEALGPDFEIRQTDGADRSQLLSAIEDVDAILVRSATQVDAEAIAAAKKLKVIARAGVGLDNVDIRSATQAGVMVVNAPTSNIISAAELTVGHILSLARHIPQASSALKGGEWKRSKYSGTELFEKKVGIIGLGRIGALVAARVQGFGTEVLAYDPYITSARAAQLNVKLVTLDELLEQSDFVTIHMPKTPETLGMLGAEAFEKMKDTAYVINVARGGLVDEEALYTALTEGKIAGAGVDVFVKEPSTDLPFMALDNVIVTPHLGASTDEAQEKAGISVAKSVRLALAGELVPDAVNVAGGVIAEDVRPGIPLIEKLGRIFTALSSDSVTAIDIEVAGEIASLDVKALELAALKGIFTDIVSEQVSYVNAPVLAEQRGIAVRLITTPDVDDYRNLLTIRGALSDGTQLEVSGTLTGPKQIQKLVGVNGYDLEIPISEHLLVLIYQDRPGVIGALGRILGEADVNIAGMQVARNSEGGQALSLLTVDSSVPQDVLESVRDAIGATVAREVDLQD
- the ilvC gene encoding ketol-acid reductoisomerase, with protein sequence MTDMYYDDDADLSIIQGRKVAVIGYGSQGHAHALSLRDSGVDVRVGLKEGSKSRAKAEAEGLKVLSVADAVAEADLIMVLTPDQVQRFVYAEEIAPNLKSGDALFFGHGFNIRYGYIQPPADVDVALVAPKGPGHIVRREFEAGRGVPDLIAVEQDASGKAKDLALSYAKAIGGTRAGVIETTFTEETETDLFGEQAVLCGGASQLIQYGFETLTEAGYKPEVAYFEVLHELKLIVDLMVEGGIAKQRWSVSDTAEYGDYVSGPRVITPEVKENMKAVLTDIQNGAFAKRFIDDQDAGAPEFKELRQKGEDHPIEATGRELRKLFSWIKSDDDYTEGNVAR
- the ilvN gene encoding acetolactate synthase small subunit, with protein sequence MARHTLSVLVEDVPGVLTRVASLFARRAFNINSLAVGPSEVAGLSRITVVVEAEGDLLEQVTKQLNKLVNVIKIVELVPESSVQRDHILVKVRADAATRLQVTQAAELFRASVVDVSTDSLIVEATGTADKLNALLSVLEPFGIREIVQSGTLAVGRGAKSMSDRALRSA